A genome region from Penaeus monodon isolate SGIC_2016 chromosome 14, NSTDA_Pmon_1, whole genome shotgun sequence includes the following:
- the LOC119580543 gene encoding uncharacterized protein LOC119580543, with protein sequence MPRLKEFAPELSKALTSIIDASLQQAKTPPDWKTSYVTAVPKTPSPDTLDETRSVSVTHMPSLLCESFVSEWAYTDLHPSFDQQQYGIIRSTSASHYLVNLLNYIYTNLGKRTIPMDFSKAFDFVDYTTVIKTTSATGFRECLVAWLADFLAERCQAAVCRVPCPQFCL encoded by the coding sequence ATGCCTCGCCTGAAGGAGTTCGCCCCTGAGCTCTCCAAGGCGCTTACCTCCATCATCGATGCCTCCTTGCAACAAGCAAAGACGCCACCAGATTGGAAAACCTCATACGTGACAGCTGTGCCCAAGACGCCCTCCCCAGACACCCTTGACGAGACCCGCTCCGTGTCCGTCACACACATGCCCAGTCTCTTGTGCGAGAGTTTCGTGTCCGAGTGGGCCTACACCGACCTCCACCCCAGTTTTGATCAACAACAGTATGGAATCATAAGATCCACTTCTGCCTCTCACTACCTCGTAAATCTCCTGAACTACATTTACACTAATTTAGGAAAACGCACCATTCCCATGGActtcagcaaggcctttgacttCGTTGACTATACCACAGTCATCAAGACTACATCCGCGACGGGATTCCGGGAGTGTCTTGTGGCGTGGCTCGCAGACTTCCTCGCGGAGCGCTGCCAGGCAGCCGTCTGCAGGGTGCCATGTCCTCAATTCTGCCTATGA